A genomic region of Streptomyces rimosus contains the following coding sequences:
- a CDS encoding hydroxymethylglutaryl-CoA lyase — protein sequence MTVSGLPMTVPAPHLPARVRIHEVGARDGLQNESAVVPTEVKAEFVRRLADAGLGTIEATSFVHPKWVPQLADAERLYPMLADLDAHLPVLVPNDRGLDRALALGARRIAVFGSATESFAKANLNRTVEESLAMFTPVVARAKEEKAHVRGYLSMCFGDPWEGPVPVAQVVRVCRALLDMGCDELSLGDTIGVATPGHVQALLAALNEAGVPTDRLGVHFHDTYGQALANTLAALQHGVTTVDASAGGLGGCPYAKSATGNLATEDLVWMLHGLGIETGVDLGRLTATSVWMAEQLGRPSPSRTVRALSHKE from the coding sequence ATGACCGTATCCGGACTGCCCATGACCGTTCCGGCGCCCCATCTGCCGGCCCGCGTCCGTATTCATGAGGTCGGCGCCCGCGACGGCCTCCAGAACGAGTCGGCCGTGGTGCCCACCGAGGTCAAGGCCGAGTTCGTCCGCCGCCTCGCCGACGCCGGGCTGGGCACCATCGAGGCGACCAGCTTCGTGCACCCCAAGTGGGTGCCGCAGCTCGCCGACGCCGAGCGGCTCTACCCGATGCTGGCGGATCTCGACGCGCACCTGCCCGTCCTCGTGCCCAACGACCGCGGTCTGGACCGCGCGCTGGCCCTCGGCGCCCGCCGTATCGCGGTCTTCGGCAGCGCCACCGAGTCGTTCGCCAAGGCCAACCTGAACCGTACGGTCGAGGAATCGCTCGCCATGTTCACGCCGGTGGTCGCCCGCGCCAAGGAGGAGAAGGCGCACGTCCGCGGCTATCTCTCCATGTGCTTCGGCGACCCGTGGGAGGGCCCGGTGCCCGTCGCGCAGGTCGTCCGGGTCTGCCGCGCGCTGCTCGACATGGGCTGCGACGAGCTGAGCCTCGGCGACACCATCGGCGTCGCCACCCCCGGCCACGTCCAGGCGCTGCTCGCCGCGCTGAACGAGGCGGGCGTGCCCACCGACCGCCTCGGCGTGCACTTCCACGACACCTACGGCCAGGCGCTGGCCAACACCCTCGCCGCGCTCCAGCACGGCGTCACCACCGTCGACGCGTCGGCGGGCGGCCTCGGCGGCTGCCCGTACGCCAAGAGCGCCACCGGCAACCTCGCCACCGAAGACCTGGTGTGGATGCTGCACGGCCTCGGCATCGAGACCGGGGTCGACCTGGGCCGGCTCACCGCCACCAGCGTGTGGATGGCCGAACAGCTGGGCCGACCGAGCCCGTCCCGCACCGTCCGTGCCCTCTCCCACAAGGAGTGA
- a CDS encoding SACE_7040 family transcriptional regulator, protein MSSTHAPAATSRREQILKEAARLFAERGFHGVGVDEIGAAVGISGPGLYRHFAGKDAMLAELLVGISERLLDGGRIRAASGGDTPAAVLDALIDGHIDFALDDRPLITVHDRELDRLREADRKRVRRLQREYVELWVQVVREVYPASAEADARASVHAVFGLLNSTPHLSRPGALPGRTEMSALLHRLARGAFAALAGDGGAARDAGAASGVGAMGDARATGGARHGAAALSAPSDTSGQPH, encoded by the coding sequence ATGAGCAGCACACACGCCCCGGCAGCCACCAGCCGACGCGAGCAGATCCTCAAGGAGGCCGCCCGGCTCTTCGCCGAGCGCGGGTTCCACGGTGTCGGCGTGGACGAGATCGGGGCAGCCGTCGGGATCTCCGGCCCCGGCCTGTACCGCCATTTCGCGGGCAAGGACGCGATGCTCGCCGAACTGCTCGTCGGCATCAGTGAACGGCTGCTGGACGGCGGCCGCATCCGGGCCGCGTCCGGCGGGGACACCCCCGCCGCCGTGCTGGACGCGCTGATCGACGGGCACATCGACTTCGCGCTCGACGACCGGCCGCTGATCACCGTCCACGACCGCGAACTGGACCGGCTGCGCGAGGCCGACCGCAAGCGGGTGCGCCGCCTCCAGCGCGAGTACGTGGAACTGTGGGTGCAGGTGGTGCGCGAGGTGTACCCGGCGAGCGCCGAGGCGGACGCCCGCGCCTCCGTGCACGCCGTCTTCGGCCTGCTCAACTCGACCCCGCACCTCAGCCGCCCCGGCGCGCTCCCGGGCCGTACGGAGATGTCGGCGCTGCTGCACCGGCTGGCGCGCGGGGCGTTCGCGGCGCTGGCGGGGGACGGGGGCGCGGCGCGCGACGCGGGCGCTGCGAGCGGTGTGGGTGCCATGGGCGACGCGCGCGCCACAGGCGGTGCGCGGCATGGCGCGGCGGCCCTCTCCGCCCCCTCGGACACCTCTGGACAGCCTCACTGA
- a CDS encoding carboxyl transferase domain-containing protein: MDPTQQAPVLDSTADPASDAWRANEAAHQELADDLRARLAAARLGGGEKARARHTARGKLLPRDRVDALLDPGSPFLEVAPLAAEGMYGGAAPAAGVIAGVGRVSGRETVIVANDATVKGGTYYPMTVKKHLRAQEIALENRLPCLYLVDSGGAFLPMQDEVFPDREHFGRIFYNQARMSGAGIPQIAAVLGSCTAGGAYVPAMSDEAVIVRNQGTIFLGGPPLVKAATGEVVTAEELGGGEVHSRTSGVTDHLAEDDAHALRIVRTIVSTLGDRGPLPWTARPAEEPKHDPSGLYGVVPVDSRTPYDVREVIARVVDGSRFAEFKAEYGTTLVTGFAHIHGHPVGIVANNGILFSESAQKGAHFIELCDQRGIPLVFLQNISGFMVGRDYEAGGIAKHGAKMVTAVACTRVPKLTVVIGGSYGAGNYSMCGRAYSPRFLWMWPNAKISVMGGEQAASVLATVKRDQLEARGEEWSAEEEAAFKAPVREQYETQGNAYYATARLWDDGVIDPLDTRRVLGLALTACGNAPLGEPGYGVFRM, from the coding sequence ATGGACCCGACGCAGCAGGCACCGGTGCTCGACAGCACGGCCGACCCGGCCTCGGACGCCTGGCGCGCCAACGAGGCCGCCCATCAGGAGCTGGCCGACGATCTGCGGGCCCGGCTCGCCGCGGCCCGCCTCGGCGGCGGCGAGAAGGCCCGCGCCCGGCACACGGCGCGCGGCAAGCTGCTGCCCCGCGACCGGGTGGACGCGCTGCTGGACCCCGGCTCGCCGTTCCTGGAGGTCGCGCCGCTGGCGGCGGAGGGCATGTACGGCGGTGCCGCGCCGGCCGCGGGCGTGATCGCGGGCGTCGGCCGGGTCTCCGGCCGCGAAACGGTGATCGTCGCCAACGACGCCACGGTCAAGGGCGGCACGTACTACCCGATGACGGTCAAGAAGCACCTGCGCGCCCAGGAGATCGCCCTGGAGAACCGCCTGCCGTGCCTCTACCTGGTCGACTCGGGCGGCGCCTTCCTGCCGATGCAGGACGAGGTCTTCCCCGACCGCGAGCACTTCGGGCGGATCTTCTACAACCAGGCGCGGATGTCCGGCGCGGGCATCCCGCAGATCGCCGCGGTCCTCGGCTCCTGCACGGCGGGCGGCGCGTACGTCCCGGCGATGAGCGACGAGGCCGTGATCGTGCGGAACCAGGGCACGATCTTCCTGGGCGGCCCGCCGCTGGTGAAGGCCGCCACCGGCGAGGTCGTCACGGCCGAGGAGCTGGGCGGCGGCGAGGTGCATTCCCGTACGTCCGGGGTCACCGACCACCTCGCCGAGGACGACGCGCACGCGCTGCGCATCGTGCGCACGATCGTCTCCACGCTCGGCGACCGCGGCCCGCTGCCCTGGACGGCGCGGCCCGCCGAGGAGCCCAAGCACGATCCGTCCGGGCTGTACGGCGTGGTGCCCGTCGACTCCCGTACGCCCTATGACGTACGGGAAGTCATCGCGCGCGTCGTGGACGGCTCCCGCTTCGCGGAGTTCAAGGCCGAGTACGGCACGACGCTGGTCACCGGCTTCGCGCACATCCACGGCCACCCGGTCGGCATCGTCGCCAACAACGGCATCCTGTTCTCCGAGTCCGCCCAGAAGGGCGCCCACTTCATCGAGCTGTGCGACCAGCGCGGCATCCCGCTGGTGTTCCTCCAGAACATCTCCGGCTTCATGGTGGGCCGCGATTACGAGGCCGGCGGCATCGCCAAGCACGGCGCGAAGATGGTCACGGCGGTGGCGTGCACGCGGGTTCCCAAGCTGACCGTCGTCATCGGCGGCTCGTACGGCGCGGGCAACTACTCGATGTGCGGCCGGGCGTATTCGCCGCGCTTCCTGTGGATGTGGCCGAACGCCAAGATCTCGGTGATGGGCGGCGAGCAGGCCGCTTCCGTCCTCGCGACCGTCAAGCGCGACCAGTTGGAGGCGCGGGGCGAGGAGTGGAGCGCCGAGGAGGAGGCCGCCTTCAAGGCGCCGGTGCGCGAGCAGTACGAGACGCAGGGCAACGCCTACTACGCCACCGCGCGCCTGTGGGACGACGGGGTCATCGACCCGCTGGACACCCGCCGGGTGCTGGGCCTGGCGCTGACCGCCTGCGGCAACGCGCCGCTGGGCGAGCCGGGCTACGGCGTCTTCCGGATGTGA
- a CDS encoding acyl-CoA dehydrogenase family protein gives MSLDHRLSPELEELRRTVEAFAHDVVAPKIGEFYEQHEFPYEIVREMGRMGLFGLPFPEEYGGMGGDYLALGIALEELARVDSSVAITLEAAVSLGAMPIYHFGTEEQKREWLPRMCTGEVLGAFGLTEPDGGSDAGATRTTAVRDGDEWVINGSKCFITNSGTDITGLVTVTAVTGRKDDGSPLISSIIVPSGTPGFTVAAPYSKVGWNASDTRELSFSDVRVPVANLVGTEGRGYAQFLRILDEGRIAIAALATGLAQGCVDESVRYAKERHAFGRPIGHNQAIQFKLADMEMRAHTSRLAWRDAASRLVHGEPFKKEAALAKLYSSEIAVDNAREATQIHGGYGFMNEYPVARMWRDSKILEIGEGTSEVQRLLIARELGV, from the coding sequence ATGTCCCTGGACCACCGCCTGTCCCCCGAACTCGAAGAGCTGCGGCGCACGGTCGAGGCGTTCGCCCATGACGTCGTCGCCCCCAAGATCGGCGAGTTCTACGAGCAGCACGAGTTCCCGTACGAGATCGTGCGGGAGATGGGCCGCATGGGCCTGTTCGGCCTGCCGTTCCCCGAGGAGTACGGCGGCATGGGCGGCGACTACCTCGCCCTCGGCATCGCCCTGGAGGAGCTGGCCCGGGTCGACTCGTCCGTGGCGATCACCCTGGAGGCGGCCGTTTCGCTCGGCGCCATGCCGATCTACCACTTCGGCACCGAGGAGCAGAAGCGCGAGTGGCTGCCCCGGATGTGTACGGGCGAGGTGCTGGGCGCCTTCGGCCTGACCGAGCCGGACGGCGGCTCGGACGCGGGCGCCACCCGCACCACGGCGGTACGGGACGGCGACGAGTGGGTGATCAACGGCAGCAAGTGCTTCATCACCAACTCCGGCACCGACATCACCGGCCTGGTCACGGTCACCGCCGTCACCGGCCGCAAGGACGACGGCAGCCCGCTGATCTCCTCGATCATCGTGCCGTCCGGCACCCCGGGCTTCACCGTCGCCGCCCCGTACTCCAAGGTCGGCTGGAACGCCTCGGACACCCGTGAGCTGTCCTTCTCCGACGTACGGGTCCCGGTGGCCAACCTGGTCGGCACGGAAGGCCGCGGCTACGCCCAGTTCCTGCGCATCCTGGACGAGGGCCGGATCGCCATCGCGGCGCTGGCCACCGGCCTCGCGCAGGGCTGTGTGGACGAGTCCGTCCGCTACGCCAAGGAGCGGCACGCCTTCGGGCGGCCGATCGGCCACAACCAGGCGATCCAGTTCAAGCTGGCCGACATGGAGATGCGGGCGCACACCTCCCGGCTGGCCTGGCGCGACGCAGCCTCCCGCCTGGTGCACGGCGAGCCGTTCAAGAAGGAGGCGGCGCTCGCGAAGCTGTACTCCTCCGAGATCGCGGTGGACAACGCCCGCGAGGCCACCCAGATCCACGGCGGCTACGGCTTCATGAACGAGTACCCGGTCGCCCGTATGTGGCGCGACTCCAAGATCCTGGAGATCGGCGAGGGGACGAGCGAGGTGCAGCGGCTGCTGATCGCGCGGGAGCTGGGGGTGTAG
- a CDS encoding ATP-binding protein — protein sequence MFDTVLVANRGEIAVRVIRTLRALGVRSVAVFSDADADARHVREADTAVRIGPPPAAESYLDAGRLIEAARRSGAQAVHPGYGFLAENTAFAAACADAGLVFIGPSAEAIELMGDKIRAKETVRAAGVPVVPGSSGSGLTDAQLAEAAREIGMPVLLKPSAGGGGKGMRLVRDEALLADEIAAARREARGSFGDDTLLVERWVDRPRHIEIQVLADAHGNVVHLGERECSLQRRHQKVIEEAPSVLLDEATRAAMGEAAVQAARSCGYRGAGTVEFIVPGDDPASYYFMEMNTRLQVEHPVTEYVTGLDLVEWQLRIAAGEPLAFGQDGVRLTGHAVEARICAETVSVREGARGFLPSGGTVLALAEPHGDGVRTDSGLSEGTEVGSLYDPMLSKVIAYGPDRATALRKLRAALAETVVLGVPTNTGFLRRLLAHPAVAAGELDTGLVEREMDALVPAEVPAEVYAAAAAVRNAALEPVADGGWVDPFSVPDGWRIGGRTVPAAHWVKVAGHEPVRVSGTGHVTADSVRVTVDGVVHTFRRAGDWLGRDGDAWHVTDHDPVADTLRGAAGAHGMDALTAPMPGTVTVVKVAVGDEVAAGQGLLVVEAMKMEHVISAPHAGTVSELGVSPGSTVAMDQVLAVVDPHASGSQAAAPTEEATA from the coding sequence ATGTTCGACACCGTCCTGGTCGCCAACCGCGGCGAGATCGCGGTCCGCGTCATCCGGACGCTGCGCGCGCTGGGTGTCCGCTCGGTCGCCGTCTTCAGTGACGCGGACGCCGACGCCCGGCACGTCCGCGAGGCCGACACGGCCGTACGGATCGGCCCGCCGCCCGCCGCCGAGAGCTACCTGGACGCCGGGCGTCTCATCGAGGCCGCGCGGCGCAGCGGCGCGCAGGCCGTGCACCCGGGTTACGGCTTCCTCGCCGAGAACACCGCGTTCGCGGCGGCCTGCGCCGACGCCGGGCTGGTCTTCATCGGGCCGTCCGCCGAGGCCATCGAGTTGATGGGCGACAAGATCCGCGCCAAGGAGACGGTGCGGGCGGCCGGAGTCCCGGTCGTTCCCGGCTCTTCCGGGAGCGGTCTGACCGACGCCCAACTGGCCGAGGCGGCACGCGAGATCGGCATGCCGGTGCTGCTGAAGCCGTCCGCGGGCGGTGGCGGCAAGGGCATGCGCCTGGTGCGTGACGAGGCGCTGCTCGCCGACGAGATCGCCGCCGCGCGGCGCGAGGCGCGCGGCTCCTTCGGCGACGACACGCTGCTGGTCGAACGCTGGGTGGACCGCCCCCGGCACATCGAGATCCAGGTGCTCGCGGACGCGCACGGCAACGTCGTCCACCTCGGCGAGCGCGAGTGCTCGCTCCAGCGCCGCCACCAGAAGGTGATCGAGGAGGCGCCGTCCGTCCTGCTGGACGAGGCGACGCGGGCCGCGATGGGCGAGGCCGCAGTCCAGGCCGCGCGCTCGTGCGGCTACCGGGGCGCGGGCACGGTCGAGTTCATCGTGCCGGGCGACGACCCCGCCTCGTACTACTTCATGGAGATGAACACCCGCCTCCAGGTCGAGCACCCGGTCACCGAGTACGTCACCGGCCTCGACCTGGTCGAGTGGCAGCTGCGGATCGCGGCCGGAGAGCCGCTGGCGTTCGGGCAGGACGGCGTCCGGCTGACCGGGCACGCCGTCGAGGCCCGGATCTGCGCCGAGACGGTGTCGGTCCGGGAGGGCGCGCGCGGCTTCCTGCCCTCCGGCGGTACGGTCCTGGCGCTCGCCGAGCCGCACGGCGACGGGGTGCGCACGGACTCCGGCCTGTCCGAGGGCACCGAGGTCGGCAGCCTGTACGACCCGATGCTCTCGAAGGTGATCGCGTACGGCCCGGACCGCGCGACCGCGCTGCGCAAGCTGCGCGCCGCGCTCGCCGAGACGGTCGTGCTCGGCGTCCCGACCAACACCGGCTTCCTGCGGCGGCTGCTGGCCCACCCGGCCGTCGCGGCGGGCGAGCTGGACACCGGGCTGGTCGAGCGCGAGATGGACGCGCTGGTGCCTGCCGAGGTACCCGCCGAGGTGTACGCGGCCGCCGCCGCCGTACGGAACGCGGCGCTGGAGCCGGTGGCGGACGGCGGCTGGGTGGACCCGTTCTCCGTACCGGACGGCTGGCGGATCGGCGGCCGTACGGTGCCCGCGGCGCACTGGGTCAAGGTCGCGGGGCACGAACCGGTGCGGGTCAGCGGCACCGGGCACGTCACGGCCGACTCGGTCCGCGTCACCGTGGACGGCGTCGTGCACACCTTCCGCCGGGCCGGCGACTGGCTCGGCCGGGACGGGGACGCCTGGCATGTCACCGACCACGACCCGGTCGCGGACACGCTGCGCGGCGCCGCCGGGGCGCACGGGATGGACGCGCTGACCGCGCCGATGCCCGGCACCGTCACCGTCGTGAAGGTGGCCGTCGGCGACGAAGTGGCCGCCGGACAGGGGCTGCTGGTCGTCGAGGCCATGAAGATGGAACACGTCATCTCCGCGCCGCACGCCGGCACGGTCAGCGAGCTCGGCGTGTCCCCCGGCAGCACCGTCGCCATGGACCAGGTGCTCGCCGTCGTCGATCCGCACGCCTCCGGCTCGCAGGCGGCCGCACCGACCGAGGAGGCAACGGCATGA
- a CDS encoding acyl-CoA dehydrogenase family protein yields MRRTVFNEDHEAFRETIRAFIAAEVVPVYDEWMQAGQAPRDFYKKLGELGVFGIEVPEEYGGAGETSFKFNAVITEECARAGVSFGGSGVHTALCLPYFLKYATEEQKRRWLPPFVSGDMMTAIAMTEPGTGSDLAGMKTTAKLSEDGTHYVLNGAKTFITGGVLADRVIVCARTAPPTRRPATTPDGLRSAQEAPREDRRGGITLLVVDTTSEGYAVGRKLDKLGLKTSDTAELSFTDVKVTVEDRLGEEGKAFSYLGQNLPQERLGIAVSAYAQAAAAVRFATEYVQEREVFGKSVASFQNTKFVLADCKAEVDAMQAVVDRALDAHDAGELTPADAASAKLFTTERAAVVIDKCLQLHGGYGYMQEYPISRLYADTRVTRIYGGTSEVMRSIIAKSMGL; encoded by the coding sequence ATGCGTCGTACGGTGTTCAACGAGGATCACGAGGCGTTCCGGGAAACCATCCGCGCCTTCATCGCCGCCGAGGTCGTCCCCGTCTACGACGAGTGGATGCAGGCCGGCCAGGCCCCCCGCGACTTCTACAAGAAACTCGGCGAACTGGGCGTCTTCGGCATCGAGGTCCCCGAGGAGTACGGCGGCGCCGGCGAGACCAGCTTCAAGTTCAACGCCGTCATCACCGAGGAGTGCGCGCGGGCCGGCGTCAGCTTCGGCGGCTCCGGCGTCCACACGGCGCTGTGCCTCCCGTACTTCCTCAAGTACGCGACCGAGGAGCAGAAGCGGCGCTGGCTGCCGCCCTTCGTCTCCGGCGACATGATGACCGCCATCGCCATGACCGAGCCCGGCACCGGCTCCGACCTGGCCGGCATGAAGACCACCGCCAAGCTCTCCGAGGACGGCACCCACTACGTCCTCAACGGCGCCAAGACCTTCATCACCGGCGGCGTCCTCGCCGACCGCGTGATCGTCTGCGCCCGTACGGCCCCGCCCACCCGTCGCCCGGCCACCACCCCTGATGGACTGCGCTCCGCGCAGGAAGCCCCTCGGGAGGACCGCCGCGGCGGCATCACCCTCCTCGTCGTGGACACCACCTCCGAGGGCTACGCCGTCGGCCGCAAGCTCGACAAGCTCGGCCTGAAGACCTCCGACACCGCCGAACTCTCCTTCACCGACGTCAAGGTGACCGTCGAGGACCGTCTCGGCGAAGAGGGCAAGGCGTTCTCCTACCTCGGCCAGAACCTCCCGCAGGAACGTCTCGGCATCGCCGTCAGCGCCTACGCCCAGGCTGCCGCCGCGGTCCGCTTCGCCACCGAATACGTCCAGGAGCGCGAGGTCTTCGGCAAGTCCGTCGCCTCCTTCCAGAACACCAAGTTCGTCCTCGCCGACTGCAAGGCCGAGGTCGACGCCATGCAGGCCGTCGTCGACCGCGCCCTCGACGCCCACGACGCGGGCGAACTCACCCCCGCCGACGCCGCCTCCGCCAAACTCTTCACCACCGAACGGGCCGCCGTCGTCATCGACAAGTGCCTCCAGCTGCACGGCGGCTACGGCTACATGCAGGAGTA